From Novosphingobium aureum, a single genomic window includes:
- a CDS encoding FAD-dependent oxidoreductase — MTKSDVVIVGAGHGGAQCAIALRQNGYEGTITVIGREPEYPYERPPLSKEYFAREKTFDRLFIRPATFW, encoded by the coding sequence ATGACCAAGTCGGACGTAGTGATCGTGGGTGCCGGGCACGGGGGCGCGCAGTGCGCCATCGCGCTGCGGCAGAACGGGTATGAGGGCACGATCACGGTGATCGGCCGCGAGCCCGAATACCCCTACGAGCGCCCGCCGCTCTCCAAGGAATATTTCGCGCGCGAGAAGACCTTCGACCGCCTGTTCATCCGTCCCGCGACCTTCTGG